One Variibacter gotjawalensis genomic window, GTCTTCGGCGGCGCGATCTGGCTCTATCTCATCGCAAAGATCATGCGCCAATCGATGCCGCGCACGCGCGCCGCGTGGCTGGCGCTCGCCGGCATGGGCCTCCTCAACAATGTGATCCCGTTCAGCCTGATCCTGTGGAGCCAGCAATACATTTCGAGCGGCCTCACCGCCATCCTCAACGCGACGACGCCGCTCTTCACCGTGCTGATCGCGCATTTTTTCACCACCGACGAACGCTTCACGCCGGGCCGCATCGCCGGTGTGCTCATCGGATTCTCGGGCGTCGTGCTGATGATCGGCCCCGACCTCATCGGCGATCTCGGCAAGAATGTCGTTGCGCAAATCGTGATGCTGCTGGTTGGAATCTTCTACGCGATATCCGGCATCTATGGCCGGCGCTTCCACAACATCCCGCCCGTCATCACGGCGACCGGGCAGATGACATCGGCGAGCATCATGCTGCTGCCGCTCGTGGTCATCGTCGATCGTCCGTGGACATTGCCGCTGCCGTCGAACACGGCGCTCGCCGCTCTGTTCTTGCTCGGCGCGCTGTGCACGACCGCTGCGTATCTCATTTTCTTCCGTATCCTGCGCCGCGCCGGCGCCACCAACCTGATGCTGGTGACGTTGCTGATCCCGATCAGCGCGATCCTGCTCGGTTCGCTCGTGCTTGGCGAACAACTCGCATGGCGTCACTTCGCCGGCATGGCGATCATCGCGCTCGGCCTCGCCGCGATCGACGGCCGGCCGTGGCAATGGCTGACGCGGCGCAAACACGCCGCAGCCGCCTGACTATTTATCGAACGCCTTGTCGAAGAACGCCGGGATCTCATCGGCCAAGTTCGCGAGCAGCGCGGCACGATCAAAGCCCGGCGGATCGGCCGCTGCATCGCCATCCGGCGACGGGATCGGAAAACTCGGCCGATCCATGAAGGCAAAATGCCACGCATTCGGCACCGGCTTGAACGCGACGCCCTGGATATTCTTCGCGATCCATTCGGCATGGAAGCGCGGCACCAGCCAGCGATCCTTCTCGGCGGCGTAAATCAGTGTCGGCACTTTGATTGATGCAAGCGAGTCCGCCGTGAACATCACGCCGAGCGGCGCCATCGCCACAACGGCACGAACGCGCGGGTCAGCCTTCGTCTCGACGACGGGCACGGCGCGCGCCGGATCATTGCTGCCGCCCATCCCGCAGAAAATCGGATCGGCCTCGCGCTCCTTCGCGCAATGCGCCGAGATCAGTGCGAGGTCGACACGCCCGCCCGCGGCCGCGACCACCGTGTAGCCGCCTGCGGAGTGTCCCAGCGCACCGACGCGCGGGCCTTTTTCGTCAGCCGCGATACGCGCCTTCCACTCGGGGTCGCTGAGCAAGGCGTCGACGACATTCGCGATGTGACGCGGCCGCTCGGTAAACAATGCGCCCGCCGAACGCTGCCATACGGATCGATCCTGCCAGTTGTCGCCCGGATGCCGAAGCGCCGCGACAAGATAGCCGCTGCGCGCGAGCGCAATCGCGAGGCTGCCGTGACCGAGCTCCGAACCGCCGGTGCCGTGGCTGAGAACGATGAGACCCTTGGTCTTCGCGTCCGGAGCCGCGCCGATTGCGACCCGCAGCGTGAAAGGGCCCATCGCGATATCGCGCGCGGGCGCTTGCGTCGGATAGATGAGCACGACGGAAATCGGTTCGGGATTCGATGCCGAGACCGGCACCGTGTAACTACGAAGGCCTGCCTCCGTGGCATAACCCGCGCGCGGAACCAGAAGGACGGCAAGCACACCGAAACACACGCGCAGCCAAAAACTGCGGTTACGAACTGTCATGAAAGCCGCCTCGAAAAGCCGGCCGAAAATTGAAGGAGAAATGCTACCGCGTCGGGACCGGCTTCTCGCCGCGATAGTCGTAGAAGCCACGTTGCGCCTTTTTGCCGAGCCAACCGGCCTCGACATACTTCACCAGCAGCGGACACGGGCGATACTTCGAGTCCGCGAGGCCTTCGTGCAGCACCTGCATGATCGAGAGGCACGTATCGAGGCCGATGAAGTCGGCGAGTTCGAGCGGCCCCATCGGGTGATGCGCACCGAGCTTCATCGCGGTGTCGATCGCCTCGACGTTACCGACGCCTTCATACAGCGTGTAGATCGCCTCGTTGATCATCGGCAGCAGGATGCGATTGACGATGAAGGCCGGGAAATCCTCCGCGACTGC contains:
- a CDS encoding DMT family transporter, whose translation is MATSRTMSGSDWALLFLLSVIWGGSFLFNKLAVNELPPLTVAFSRVFGGAIWLYLIAKIMRQSMPRTRAAWLALAGMGLLNNVIPFSLILWSQQYISSGLTAILNATTPLFTVLIAHFFTTDERFTPGRIAGVLIGFSGVVLMIGPDLIGDLGKNVVAQIVMLLVGIFYAISGIYGRRFHNIPPVITATGQMTSASIMLLPLVVIVDRPWTLPLPSNTALAALFLLGALCTTAAYLIFFRILRRAGATNLMLVTLLIPISAILLGSLVLGEQLAWRHFAGMAIIALGLAAIDGRPWQWLTRRKHAAAA
- a CDS encoding alpha/beta hydrolase family protein produces the protein MTVRNRSFWLRVCFGVLAVLLVPRAGYATEAGLRSYTVPVSASNPEPISVVLIYPTQAPARDIAMGPFTLRVAIGAAPDAKTKGLIVLSHGTGGSELGHGSLAIALARSGYLVAALRHPGDNWQDRSVWQRSAGALFTERPRHIANVVDALLSDPEWKARIAADEKGPRVGALGHSAGGYTVVAAAGGRVDLALISAHCAKEREADPIFCGMGGSNDPARAVPVVETKADPRVRAVVAMAPLGVMFTADSLASIKVPTLIYAAEKDRWLVPRFHAEWIAKNIQGVAFKPVPNAWHFAFMDRPSFPIPSPDGDAAADPPGFDRAALLANLADEIPAFFDKAFDK